A window of Methylocaldum szegediense genomic DNA:
CCTGATTGATCCCGGGCACCGTGATTTCAACCGGATCTTCCGCCGTCGAGATGTTGCGGTCAGCTGTATTCAGGATATTGAGTGCGGTGTAGAGACTTACCGTTTTACCGCTGCCTGTAGGTCCCGTGACCAGGATCATTCCATAGGGTTTATTGATGGCGTGCAGGAAGTTCTGTTGTTGCTCCGGTTCGAAGCCGAGTTTTTCGATGCCGATCTGGGCGGCGGTCGGATCCAGGATACGGAGTACGATTTTTTCGCCGAATAGCGTAGGGCAAGTATTGACGCGGAAATCGACGGCGCGAGTCCTGGACAACGCCATCTTGATGCGACCGTCCTGGGGTATGCGCCGTTCGGCGATGTCCATGCGCGACATCACCTTAAGTCGCGCCGCAACCCGCCCGGCGAGGTTAACCGGCAGGCTCGTGACCTCGTGGAGTATGCCGTCGTGACGAAAACGGACGCGGAAGGTTTTCTCGTAGGGCTCGAAGTGAATATCGGAAGCGCCTTTCTTGATGGCGTCTAGGAGAAACTTGTTGACGAGTCGGACGATCGGGGCATCGTCGATGTCGGGGGTTTCACTTTCGGACTGTTGATCGATTTCGTCGCCGCCAGTAATACGGAGATTGTCCAGGTCGGCGTCCACCAAGTCTTTGAACGAGGCTTCGGCCGCTTCCAGCGCCTGGTCGATCATCCGTGTCAGTTTGTCTTCCTCGACGATGACACATTCGGTGCTGGACCGGGTGTGAAATTTGATTTCGTCCAGAGCCTGAAGATTGGTGGGATCGGCGACACCCAGATACAGCCGGTTTCCGCGCTTGAAGAGCGGTAGGACGTGGTGTTGGCGAATCAGCTTCTCGCTGACGGCCTTGATCGGCATCATGTCGGGCGACATCGCGTCCAGATCGAAGAGAGGTATTCCGTACTCTTTGGACGCGACATTGGCGATGGACAGGCTGTCGAGAATGTTATTACTGACCAGGTAACTTATGAAATGCGTTTTTTTTTGGAGAGCGTCCTCCAGATGAAGCTGCGCGTCGGACTCTGTCAACAATCCTTCTTTGACCAGGCTTTTGGCCAGTCCGCTAAGTTGCAATTTCGTCGCCGTGATCGCCATGAGTTTTAACGCTGTCGATAGCTGAGCGTCGTATGTGGGAAAGCCTGGATAATATTAGTCCATGTATGGGCTTTATCCAGTTTGCCCAGGCGAGCGGTGTAAGGTGCGGGATTCAGGTTCGACGTGCTTGACTTTGTGCTGTATTCGTTCGGACAGGACCCTTCCGACGAGCAATCAAGATAAGGCCAACTCGCGTATCACCATCAAGTTATGACAGTATGGCGGCGCCTGTAGCCGTTGTCGGGCGCGTACTGCTCGGGCGGTAACGACAACGGCTCACAAATGCCAGCAGTTTGGGGTACGCCTTTGGATCTTCGAACATGATTTTCGAGTATTCGGACGCACCGGAGTGCCGGTCGTTTGGTGAGTGATCAAGGAGTTGGACGGTGCCGGAAGAATCGACCGTCGCTCGGTCCCATCGCCCATCCGGGCCGTATTCGGAGGGCAAGTCTTCGGCGGCGCGTCTTTGCGAGACCTTCTGGACTGCCGGCCGAAGTCCTTGCTCACCGCCGGTCGTATTTACAAGGCGCGGATCCTTTCTATCTGTTCCTGCAATTCCGCGAGACTGAGCCGGATTTCTTGAAGACGGGCTTGTTCCTTGGCGACAACCTGGGGCGGGGCTTTCGCGAGGAAGGCGGAGTCGTTCAACTTGCCCTCGATCCGCGGCAAATCTTTGGACAAGCGCTGGATTTCCTTGTTGAGGCGCGACAGCTCGGCATCCTTGTCGATCAAGCCTTTCATGGGAATGAGCACTTTCATTTCGCCGACCAGCGCCATGGCTGACTCGGGTGCGGCATCGGTTTCCGACAGCCAGGTTATGGATTCTGCACGGGCCAGTTTTACTATGAAGTCCTGGTTGCGGTTCAACCACTGTCGGTCTCGCTCGGAGCCGTTCTGGATCAAGATTGGAAGCGGCTTGCTGGGTGCGATATTCATCTCGCCGCGGATACGCCGCACGCCCAAAATAACGTTCATCACCCATTTCATCTCGGCTGTCGATTCCGGATCGATCCAGCTTTCGTCGACCTCGGGGTAGGCTTGCAGCATGATGCTCGCGCCTTGTTTGCCGGCTAGGGGGGCGACGCGCTGCCAGATTTCTTCGGTGATGAAAGGCATCAATGGGTGGGTCAGGCGAAGAACGGTCTCGAGTACCTGGACTAAGGTCTGGCGTGTTCCTAAGACATACTCCGATCCTTGGTTGTCAGCGGATTCTGCGCCGTAGAGCGTAGGCTTCGACAGTTCCAAGTACCAGTCGCAGTACTCGTTCCATACGAATTCGTAAATCGCTTGGGCGGCAAGATCGAAGCGATAATTCTCGATGGCGTCGGTCGTCTCCCGTATCGTCAGCTGCAAGCGGCTTCGAATCCAACGGTCCGATAAAGTGTATTTGAGATTGGTGTTACCCACTCCGCAGTCCTTGCCTTCAGTGTTCATCAGCACGTAGCGTGCTGCGTTCCACAGCTTGTTGCAGAAATTGCGGTAGCCTTCGACCCGGCCCATGTCGAACTTGATGTCGCGTCCAGTGGAGGCGAGGGAGGCGAAGGTGAAGCGCAGAGCGTCGCAGCCGTACGCGGCGATACCATGCGGGAATTCCTTTCGGGTTCGCGCCTCGATTTTTTGTGCCATTTGCGGTTGCATCAGGCCACTGGTGCGCTTTCGCACCAAATCCTCCAGGCCGATTCCGTCGATAATGTCCAAGGGGTCCAACACGTTGCCCTTAGACTTCGACATCTTCTGGCCTTCCGCGTCGCGTACGAGACCATGCACGTAAACCGTCCGGAACGGCACTTGTGGGCTGCCGTCCGGGTTTTTTATGAAATGCATGGTCATCATGATCATCCGAGCCACCCAGAAAAAGATGATGTCGAAGCCTGTCACCAGGACATCGGTGGGATGGAAGGTTTTCAATTCTGGCGTTTCATCCGGCCAGCCCAAGGTCGAGAACGTCCACAGGGCGGAGGAGAACCAGGTGTCCAGTACGTCTTCGTCCTGGCGCAGTTTCAGGCCCGTATCCAGGCTGTACTTGGTGCGTACCTCGGTCTCGTTGCGACCCACGTAGACATTGCCGTGGTCGTCGTACCACGCCGGGATGCGGTGGCCCCACCACAATTGCCGGGAGATGCACCAGTCCTGAATATCCCGCATCCAGGAAAAATAAAGATTTTCGTATTGTTGCGGAACGAAGCGGATGCGGCCGTCCTCCACCGCTTCGATGGCCGGTTTGGCTAACGTCTTGGTGCTGACGTACCACTGGTCGGTCAACCAGGGTTCCACGACGACGCCGGAGCGGTCTCCTCGGGGTACTTTCAACGTGTGCGGCTCGATCTTTTCCAACAGGCCGAGGCGTTCAAATTCGGCAACGATTCGCGTGCGTGCTTCGAATCGGTCCAGCCCCGCGTACTGTTCGGGCGCTTTTTCACCGTGCATCCCCGCATAGCCTTCGAAGGTGAGCACGGTGAATTCGTGCAGAATCCGCGCATCCTTGTCCAGAACGTTGATCAGCGGCAGGTTG
This region includes:
- the pilB gene encoding type IV-A pilus assembly ATPase PilB, which produces MAITATKLQLSGLAKSLVKEGLLTESDAQLHLEDALQKKTHFISYLVSNNILDSLSIANVASKEYGIPLFDLDAMSPDMMPIKAVSEKLIRQHHVLPLFKRGNRLYLGVADPTNLQALDEIKFHTRSSTECVIVEEDKLTRMIDQALEAAEASFKDLVDADLDNLRITGGDEIDQQSESETPDIDDAPIVRLVNKFLLDAIKKGASDIHFEPYEKTFRVRFRHDGILHEVTSLPVNLAGRVAARLKVMSRMDIAERRIPQDGRIKMALSRTRAVDFRVNTCPTLFGEKIVLRILDPTAAQIGIEKLGFEPEQQQNFLHAINKPYGMILVTGPTGSGKTVSLYTALNILNTADRNISTAEDPVEITVPGINQVNVNVKTGLTFAEALRAFLRQDPDVIMVGEIRDLETAEIAVKAAQTGHLVLSTLHTNDAPQTLNRLMQMGIPAFNIASSVLLIMAQRLARRLCEHCKKEENLPPEVLLQAGFREEELGRFTVFGPVGCDKCVKGYKGRVGIYQVMPISESINRIILEGGNVLQLSEQAKREGVADLRESGLRKVKAGITSLEEIDRVTRD
- a CDS encoding valine--tRNA ligase; protein product: MDKTYEPHSIESRWYKFWEESGFFAPSGRGKPYCIMIPPPNVTGSLHMGHGFNNTIMDALIRYHRMRGYNTLWQVGTDHAGIATQMVVERQLAAQNLTRHDLGREKFLEKVWEWKAESGGTITRQLRRLGSSVDWSRERFTMDEGLSRAVQEAFVRLYDEGLIYRGKRLVNWDPKLHTAISDLEVQSEEEKGSLWHFRYPLADGSGWLVVATTRPETMLGDTAVAVHPEDERYKHLVGKTIRLPITNREIPIIADDYVDPAFGTGCVKITPAHDFNDYEVGKRHNLPLINVLDKDARILHEFTVLTFEGYAGMHGEKAPEQYAGLDRFEARTRIVAEFERLGLLEKIEPHTLKVPRGDRSGVVVEPWLTDQWYVSTKTLAKPAIEAVEDGRIRFVPQQYENLYFSWMRDIQDWCISRQLWWGHRIPAWYDDHGNVYVGRNETEVRTKYSLDTGLKLRQDEDVLDTWFSSALWTFSTLGWPDETPELKTFHPTDVLVTGFDIIFFWVARMIMMTMHFIKNPDGSPQVPFRTVYVHGLVRDAEGQKMSKSKGNVLDPLDIIDGIGLEDLVRKRTSGLMQPQMAQKIEARTRKEFPHGIAAYGCDALRFTFASLASTGRDIKFDMGRVEGYRNFCNKLWNAARYVLMNTEGKDCGVGNTNLKYTLSDRWIRSRLQLTIRETTDAIENYRFDLAAQAIYEFVWNEYCDWYLELSKPTLYGAESADNQGSEYVLGTRQTLVQVLETVLRLTHPLMPFITEEIWQRVAPLAGKQGASIMLQAYPEVDESWIDPESTAEMKWVMNVILGVRRIRGEMNIAPSKPLPILIQNGSERDRQWLNRNQDFIVKLARAESITWLSETDAAPESAMALVGEMKVLIPMKGLIDKDAELSRLNKEIQRLSKDLPRIEGKLNDSAFLAKAPPQVVAKEQARLQEIRLSLAELQEQIERIRAL